The Paramormyrops kingsleyae isolate MSU_618 chromosome 11, PKINGS_0.4, whole genome shotgun sequence genome includes a window with the following:
- the zdhhc1 gene encoding palmitoyltransferase ZDHHC1 isoform X2, translated as MDLCSRYPNRTAPVGEEGAHRPDLPLCSRTNGWSWPPHPFQLLAWLLYAYFAVVGFGVFVPLLPPHWIPAGYICTGVTFVCHLLVHLTAVSIDPADGNVRAKSYKGPLPVFDRTKHAHVIENCHCYLCEVAVSPKSKHCSACNKCVASFDHHCRWLNNCVGSRNYWLFLHSVISALLGVFLVALLASYVFIQFFLDPSTLRSDKHFEVSNGTLVWFVFLPVAPVSTSGPAIPALAGITVAIGLLSALLLGHLLCFHMYLMWNRLSTYEYIVRQRHRQDPKGSAKGPSESNPAPPRNQPTKDVSYSGTLGYTNAEMDVEESVAVATRAGPEFCGNGRVRSLSPQTPEGEHFPVAYAEHELNRHPQKHTQKRKKRKVHKVPAELADDRPGGSTSRPPADAVEAESLEEIPVVLARLGSAAPVGSRPPRTARSASAFHHTSLPATAVQHTTSPQLRPKRKAPPRRPAGQTLEMVAQEPAVFVSRSSGQSPCAWDGPSPRTGTPSA; from the exons ATGGACCTCTGTAGCCGGTATCCCAACCGTACAGCCCCAGTGGGCGAGGAAGGTGCCCACAGGCCAGATCTGCCCCTGTGCTCCCGCACCAATGGCTGGAGctggcccccccaccccttccagCTGCTGGCCTGGCTCCTGTATGCTTATTTTGCTGTGGTGGGCTTCGGCGTGTTTGTCCCCCTGCTGCCCCCACACTGGATTCCCGCTGGCTACATT TGCACAGGCGTGACGTTTGTGTGTCACCTGCTCGTCCATCTGACTGCCGTGTCCATCGACCCGGCTGACGGCAACGTCCGGGCCAAGAGCTACAAAGGGCCCCTGCCCGTGTTTGACCGCACCAAGCATGCCCATGTCATCGAGAACTGCCACTGCTACCTCTGCGAAGTGGCTGT GAGCCCCAAATCTAAGCACTGTAGCGCTTGCAACAAGTGTGTGGCCAGTTTCGACCATCATTGTCGATGGCTCAACAACTGCGTAGGCAGCAGGAACTATTG GCTGTTCTTGCACAGTGTGATCTCCGCACTGCTGGGAGTGTTTCTGGTGGCACTCCTGGCCAGTTACGTGTTTATCCAGTTCTTTTTGGATCCCTCCACGCTACGTTCCGACAAGCATTTCGAAG TGAGCAATGGGACCTTGGTGTGGTTTGTGTTCCTGCCCGTGGCCCCTGTTTCCACCAGTGGTCCAGCCATCCCTGCGCTGGCTGGCATCACTGTGGCCATCGGCCTCCTGTCCGCCCTACTGCTGGGCCACCTGCTGTGCTTCCACATGTACCTCA TGTGGAACAGGCTGAGCACGTATGAGTATATTGTCCGGCAACGGCATCGCCAGGACCCTAAGGGATCTGCCAAAGGCCCCTCGGAAAGCAACCCAGCACCACCCAGAAACCAACCGACGAAG GATGTGAGCTATTCAGGAACGCTGGGTTACACCAATGCTGAGATGGATGTGGAGGAGTCCGTTGCTGTGGCAACACGGGCAGGACCAGA GTTTTGCGGTAATGGGCGGGTGAGGAGTCTGTCCCCCCAGACGCCGGAGGGTGAGCATTTTCCTGTTGCGTACGCTGAACACGAACTGAACCGTCACCCCCAGAAACACACGCAG AAGAGGAAGAAACGGAAGGTGCACAAGGTCCCTGCTGAGCTCGCCGATGATCGACCCGGGGGGTCCACCAGCAGGCCCCCTGCGGACGCTGTGGAAGCAG AGTCCCTGGAGGAGATTCCCGTGGTTCTGGCACGACTGGGCAGCGCTGCCCCGGTGGGGTCCAGGCCCCCACGTACGGCCCGTTCTGCCTCGGCCTTCCACCACACCTCCCTCCCTGCCACCGCCGTGCAGCACACGACCTCCCCCCAGCTCAGGCCCAAGCGCAAGGCCCCCCCACGCAGACCAGCTGGCCAAACGCTGGAGATGGTAGCCCAGGAGCCGGCCGTGTTCGTCAGCCGGAGTAGTGGACAGAGCCCCTGCGCTTGGGATGGGCCCAGCCCCAGGACAGGAACCCCCTCAGCATAG
- the zdhhc1 gene encoding palmitoyltransferase ZDHHC1 isoform X1 has protein sequence MDLCSRYPNRTAPVGEEGAHRPDLPLCSRTNGWSWPPHPFQLLAWLLYAYFAVVGFGVFVPLLPPHWIPAGYICTGVTFVCHLLVHLTAVSIDPADGNVRAKSYKGPLPVFDRTKHAHVIENCHCYLCEVAVSPKSKHCSACNKCVASFDHHCRWLNNCVGSRNYWLFLHSVISALLGVFLVALLASYVFIQFFLDPSTLRSDKHFEVSNGTLVWFVFLPVAPVSTSGPAIPALAGITVAIGLLSALLLGHLLCFHMYLMWNRLSTYEYIVRQRHRQDPKGSAKGPSESNPAPPRNQPTKDVSYSGTLGYTNAEMDVEESVAVATRAGPEFCGNGRVRSLSPQTPEGEHFPVAYAEHELNRHPQKHTQKRKKRKVHKVPAELADDRPGGSTSRPPADAVEADPCVVALSQGLPFPAFPVRASLPPMAPVRAAGPPAEYHSDSAESLEEIPVVLARLGSAAPVGSRPPRTARSASAFHHTSLPATAVQHTTSPQLRPKRKAPPRRPAGQTLEMVAQEPAVFVSRSSGQSPCAWDGPSPRTGTPSA, from the exons ATGGACCTCTGTAGCCGGTATCCCAACCGTACAGCCCCAGTGGGCGAGGAAGGTGCCCACAGGCCAGATCTGCCCCTGTGCTCCCGCACCAATGGCTGGAGctggcccccccaccccttccagCTGCTGGCCTGGCTCCTGTATGCTTATTTTGCTGTGGTGGGCTTCGGCGTGTTTGTCCCCCTGCTGCCCCCACACTGGATTCCCGCTGGCTACATT TGCACAGGCGTGACGTTTGTGTGTCACCTGCTCGTCCATCTGACTGCCGTGTCCATCGACCCGGCTGACGGCAACGTCCGGGCCAAGAGCTACAAAGGGCCCCTGCCCGTGTTTGACCGCACCAAGCATGCCCATGTCATCGAGAACTGCCACTGCTACCTCTGCGAAGTGGCTGT GAGCCCCAAATCTAAGCACTGTAGCGCTTGCAACAAGTGTGTGGCCAGTTTCGACCATCATTGTCGATGGCTCAACAACTGCGTAGGCAGCAGGAACTATTG GCTGTTCTTGCACAGTGTGATCTCCGCACTGCTGGGAGTGTTTCTGGTGGCACTCCTGGCCAGTTACGTGTTTATCCAGTTCTTTTTGGATCCCTCCACGCTACGTTCCGACAAGCATTTCGAAG TGAGCAATGGGACCTTGGTGTGGTTTGTGTTCCTGCCCGTGGCCCCTGTTTCCACCAGTGGTCCAGCCATCCCTGCGCTGGCTGGCATCACTGTGGCCATCGGCCTCCTGTCCGCCCTACTGCTGGGCCACCTGCTGTGCTTCCACATGTACCTCA TGTGGAACAGGCTGAGCACGTATGAGTATATTGTCCGGCAACGGCATCGCCAGGACCCTAAGGGATCTGCCAAAGGCCCCTCGGAAAGCAACCCAGCACCACCCAGAAACCAACCGACGAAG GATGTGAGCTATTCAGGAACGCTGGGTTACACCAATGCTGAGATGGATGTGGAGGAGTCCGTTGCTGTGGCAACACGGGCAGGACCAGA GTTTTGCGGTAATGGGCGGGTGAGGAGTCTGTCCCCCCAGACGCCGGAGGGTGAGCATTTTCCTGTTGCGTACGCTGAACACGAACTGAACCGTCACCCCCAGAAACACACGCAG AAGAGGAAGAAACGGAAGGTGCACAAGGTCCCTGCTGAGCTCGCCGATGATCGACCCGGGGGGTCCACCAGCAGGCCCCCTGCGGACGCTGTGGAAGCAG ACCCCTGTGTGGTCGCCCTGAGCCAGGGCCTCCCCTTCCCAGCATTCCCTGTGCGGGCTTCCCTGCCCCCTATGGCCCCCGTGCGGGCAGCCGGCCCCCCCGCTGAATATCACTCTGACTCTGCAGAGTCCCTGGAGGAGATTCCCGTGGTTCTGGCACGACTGGGCAGCGCTGCCCCGGTGGGGTCCAGGCCCCCACGTACGGCCCGTTCTGCCTCGGCCTTCCACCACACCTCCCTCCCTGCCACCGCCGTGCAGCACACGACCTCCCCCCAGCTCAGGCCCAAGCGCAAGGCCCCCCCACGCAGACCAGCTGGCCAAACGCTGGAGATGGTAGCCCAGGAGCCGGCCGTGTTCGTCAGCCGGAGTAGTGGACAGAGCCCCTGCGCTTGGGATGGGCCCAGCCCCAGGACAGGAACCCCCTCAGCATAG
- the tppp3 gene encoding tubulin polymerization-promoting protein family member 3: MAEGADMDELLTSFKKFAIHGDTKAVGKEMNGKNWAKLCKDCKVIDGKNITGTDVDIVFSKVKAKTSRVITFEEFQKALEELAPKRFKGQSKEEALQSMWKLIEGKEPSNVGVTKVSKTAAMDRLTDTSKYTGSHKERFDEAGKGKGRGGREELVENTGYVGAYKNAGTYEEKVKTKEKAQ, encoded by the exons ATGGCTGAGGGTGCAGACATGGATGAACTCCTAACTTCTTTTAAGAAGTTTGCCATACATGGAGACACCAAAGCCGTCGGGAAGGAGATGAATGGCAAAAACTGGGCCAAGCTCTGCAAGGACTGCAAGGTCATCGACGGGAAGAACATCACCGGTACCGATGTGGACATCGTCTTCTCAAAAGTGAA AGCGAAGACGTCTCGTGTAATCACCTTCGAGGAGTTTCAGAAGGCTCTGGAAGAGCTGGCCCCAAAGAGATTCAAAGGTCAGAGCAAGGAAGAGGCTCTGCAGTCCATGTGGAAGCTGATTGAGGGGAAGGAGCCTTCAAATGTTGGTGTGACG AAAGTCTCCAAGACGGCGGCGATGGACCGGCTGACGGACACCTCGAAGTACACAGGCTCGCATAAGGAGCGCTTCGACGAGGCCGGCAAGGGCAAAGGCCGAGGCGGCcgcgaggagctggtggagaacACGGGTTACGTGGGCGCCTACAAGAACGCCGGCACCTACGAGGAGAAGGTCAAGACGAAGGAGAAGGCGCAGTAG